The following are encoded in a window of Fusarium oxysporum f. sp. lycopersici 4287 chromosome 5, whole genome shotgun sequence genomic DNA:
- a CDS encoding ADP-ribosylation factor-like 2, whose translation MLSILRKARLKDKEMRILMLGLDNAGKTTIVKKVMGEDVNTVSPTLGFIIKTIDYEGYKLNIWDVGGQKTLRSYWRNYFEKTDALIWVVDATDRLRIQDCRDELQGLLLEERLAGASLLVFANKTDVEGCMTEEEILSELQLESIRTHRWHILPCSAMTGTNLEEGLSWVVEDAKKRLFLY comes from the exons ATGTTGTCAATCCTGCGAAAAGCCCGGCTCAAGGACAAAGAAATGCGAATCCTGATGCT CGGACTGGATAATGCTGGAAAGACCACAATCGTCAAGAAGGTTATGGGAGAGGATGTCAACACCGTAAGCCCAACATTAggtttcatcatcaagacaatTGACTACGAGGG GTACAAATTAAACATCT GGGACGTGGGTGGGCAGAAAACGTTGCGCTCATACTGGAGAAACTATTTTGAAAAGACAGATGCTTTGATCTGGGTTGTTGACGCAACAGACCGTTTACGCATTCAAGACTGCAGAGACGAGCTTCAAGGTTTACTCTTAGAAGAG CGTCTTGCAGGGGCAAGTCTGCTTGTTTTTGCCAACAAAACAGATGTTGAGGGATGTATGACGGAAGAAGAGATTCTCTCA GAATTACAACTGGAATCGATACGGACACATCGATGGCACATCCTGCCATGCAGTGCCATGACTGGAACcaaccttgaagaaggacTATCGTGGGTGGTGGAGGATGCAAAGAAGCGACTGTTCCTCTACTAA